A single region of the Mercenaria mercenaria strain notata chromosome 6, MADL_Memer_1, whole genome shotgun sequence genome encodes:
- the LOC128557987 gene encoding heat shock 70 kDa protein 12A-like: MRMKVGLVEKLFTKVTDNIVKHIKNIISRTDAGKKISLMLMVGGFSESPFVQKVMKTEFTEKTKVKVLIPQQAGIAVLNGAVLFGRMPEVVTSRVIRYTYGVKIVRKFQKGKDPENKKIPGDPTQCFDAFKPFMKEGTSVERGHKVIQAYSTSRPFQDEMGVNVYTASGFVPEFVTEDGCRLLGTLRVKVPDPSAKTRKLVVIFRFGSTTLAMLAVEEDSKKVCATVFGLPE, translated from the coding sequence ATGAGGATGAAGGTTGGGCTTGTTGAGAAATTATTTACAAAGGTCACCGACAACATCGTCAAACATATCAAGAACATTATCTCAAGGACAGACGCTGGGAAGAAGATATCTCTCATGTTGATGGTTGGAGGGTTTTCGGAATCCCCTTTTGTACAAAAAGTGATGAAAACAGAGTTCACTGAAAAGACGAAAGTTAAGGTTCTTATTCCGCAACAAGCTGGAATTGCTGTTCTCAATGGGGCTGTGCTTTTTGGTCGCATGCCTGAGGTTGTTACAAGTCGTGTCATTCGGTATACATACGGGGTAAAAATTGTACGaaaatttcaaaaaggaaaaGATCCGGAAAACAAGAAGATCCCAGGTGATCCAACACAGTGTTTCGACGCTTTTAAACCTTTCATGAAAGAAGGAACATCAGTTGAGAGAGGCCATAAAGTGATACAAGCTTATTCAACAAGCCGACCTTTCCAAGACGAAATGGGCGTGAACGTTTACACAGCGTCGGGTTTCGTTCCGGAGTTTGTGACAGAAGATGGTTGTCGACTTCTAGGAACTTTGAGGGTTAAAGTGCCCGATCCATCGGCAAAGACAAGGAAGCTTGTGGTTATTTTCAGGTTTGGAAGTACCACACTTGCTATGCTTGCTGTAGAAGAGGACAGCAAAAAAGTGTGCGCTACAGTGTTTGGACTTCCAGAGTAA
- the LOC128545934 gene encoding heat shock 70 kDa protein 12B-like isoform X1, protein MTSRQDILLVVAIDFGTTYSGFAIQFRHEFDPKDPTKIRAPQSWNGGKQNLMSYKTPTCLLLNEDQEIDCFGFEAEEKYADLCLNKENGKYYYYKQFKMRLQEGQGLKKGSLLEDETQKTMPALKVFALSIQCLKDCLMKIIDREGTGVNTDDILWVLTVPAIWDDAAKMFMKEAAKMAGIAEDHLSIALEPEVASLFCQHLPVEKFSEGGKMGFANAAPGTTYMVVDLGGGTADITVHERQSGNRIREVYKASGGPWGGTAVDHAFTQLIISIVGGPVWARFKREQPYDYLELLKEFECVKGPLVQSLVNGTT, encoded by the exons ATGACATCAAGACAAGATATTCTCCTGGTTGTGGCCATAGATTTTGGGACCACTTATTCCGGGTTTGCAATTCAATTTCGTCATGAATTTGACCCTAAAGATCCGACAAAGATCCGCGCCCCTCAGTCCTGGAACGGTGGCAAGCAG AACTTGATGTCGTACAAGACACCAACATGCCTGCTACTGAACGAGGACCAGGAGATAGACTGCTTCGGTTTTGAAGCTGAGGAGAAGTACGCTGATCTATGTCTGAATAAAGAAAACGGAAAATATTACTACTATAAACAGTTTAAGATGAGACTACAAGAGGGACAG GGCTTGAAAAAAGGTTCCTTGTTAGAAGACGAAACACAGAAAACTATGCCAGCGTTAAAGGTGTTTGCTTTGTCGATACAATGCCTTAAAGACTGTCTGATGAAAATAATTGATCGAGAAGGCACAG GAGTCAACACGGACGATATATTATGGGTATTGACAGTCCCAGCCATCTGGGACGACGCAGCAAAAATGTTCATGAAGGAAGCTGCAAAAATG GCCGGTATTGCTGAAGATCATCTAAGCATAGCTCTTGAACCGGAAGTGGCCTCCCTGTTCTGTCAGCATCTACCTGTAGAAAAATTCTCGGAAGGAGGGAAGATGGGCTTTGCAAATGCAGCACCAGGCACAACGTACATGGTCGTGGATCTTGGAG GTGGAACTGCAGATATCACTGTTCACGAACGCCAGTCTGGAAACAGAATCAGAGAGGTGTACAAGGCCAGTGGTGGTCCTTGGGGTGGCACAGCTGTTGATCATGCATTCACCCAACTTATCATTAGTATTGTTGGGGGTCCTGTGTGGGCGAGATTCAAGCGAGAGCAGCCGTACGATTACCTTGAATTATTGAAAGAATTTGAGTGTGTGAAAGGACCCTTGGTACAAAGTCTGGTGAATGGTACAACATAA
- the LOC128545934 gene encoding heat shock 70 kDa protein 12A-like isoform X2 — translation MTSRQDILLVVAIDFGTTYSGFAIQFRHEFDPKDPTKIRAPQSWNGGKQNLMSYKTPTCLLLNEDQEIDCFGFEAEEKYADLCLNKENGKYYYYKQFKMRLQEGQGLKKGSLLEDETQKTMPALKVFALSIQCLKDCLMKIIDREGTGVNTDDILWVLTVPAIWDDAAKMFMKEAAKMAGIAEDHLSIALEPEVASLFCQHLPVEKFSEGGKMGFANAAPGTTYMVVDLGGKCNTRHKVHGHGSWRWNCRYHCSRTPVWKQNQRGVQGQWWSLGWHSC, via the exons ATGACATCAAGACAAGATATTCTCCTGGTTGTGGCCATAGATTTTGGGACCACTTATTCCGGGTTTGCAATTCAATTTCGTCATGAATTTGACCCTAAAGATCCGACAAAGATCCGCGCCCCTCAGTCCTGGAACGGTGGCAAGCAG AACTTGATGTCGTACAAGACACCAACATGCCTGCTACTGAACGAGGACCAGGAGATAGACTGCTTCGGTTTTGAAGCTGAGGAGAAGTACGCTGATCTATGTCTGAATAAAGAAAACGGAAAATATTACTACTATAAACAGTTTAAGATGAGACTACAAGAGGGACAG GGCTTGAAAAAAGGTTCCTTGTTAGAAGACGAAACACAGAAAACTATGCCAGCGTTAAAGGTGTTTGCTTTGTCGATACAATGCCTTAAAGACTGTCTGATGAAAATAATTGATCGAGAAGGCACAG GAGTCAACACGGACGATATATTATGGGTATTGACAGTCCCAGCCATCTGGGACGACGCAGCAAAAATGTTCATGAAGGAAGCTGCAAAAATG GCCGGTATTGCTGAAGATCATCTAAGCATAGCTCTTGAACCGGAAGTGGCCTCCCTGTTCTGTCAGCATCTACCTGTAGAAAAATTCTCGGAAGGAGGGAAGATGGGCTTTGCAAATGCAGCACCAGGCACAACGTACATGGTCGTGGATCTTGGAGGTAAGTGCAACACCAGGCACAAGGTACACGGTCATGGATCATGGAG GTGGAACTGCAGATATCACTGTTCACGAACGCCAGTCTGGAAACAGAATCAGAGAGGTGTACAAGGCCAGTGGTGGTCCTTGGGGTGGCACAGCTGTTGA